The proteins below are encoded in one region of Homo sapiens chromosome 2, GRCh38.p14 Primary Assembly:
- the NABP1 gene encoding SOSS complex subunit B2 isoform X1, protein MNRVNDPLIFIRDIKPGLKNLNVVFIVLEIGRVTKTKDGHEVRSCKVADKTGSITISVWDEIGGLIQPGDIIRLTRGYASMWKGCLTLYTGRGGELQKIGDLGAVQAAAMRDSIHYYPGNDLHPDLEEPSSLGV, encoded by the exons ATGAATAGGGTCAACGACCCACTTATTTTTATAAGAGATATTAAGCCCGGACTGAAAAACTTAAATGTCGTCTTTATTGTCCTGGAGATAG GACGCGTGACCAAAACCAAAGACGGCCATGAAGTGAGATCGTGCAAAGTAGCAGATAAAACGGGCAGCATCACTATTTCCGTGTGGGATGAGATCGGAGGTCTTATACAGCCAGGGGATATTATTCGGTTGACCAGAGG gTATGCATCCATGTGGAAAGGATGTCTGACACTTTATACTGGAAGGGGTGGTGAACTTCAAAAAATTGGGGA TCTAGGTGCGGTGCAGGCAGCCGCAATGCGAGATTCCATACACTACTACCCTGGTAATGATCTCCACCCTGACCTGGAGGAGCCATCCTCTCTAGGGGTGTAA
- the NABP1 gene encoding SOSS complex subunit B2 isoform 2 (isoform 2 is encoded by transcript variant 2), with amino-acid sequence MWKGCLTLYTGRGGELQKIGEFCMVYSEVPNFSEPNPDYRGQQNKGAQSEQKNNSMNSNMGTGTFGPVGNGVHTGPESREHQFSHAGRSNGRGLINPQLQGTASNQTVMTTISNGRDPRRAFKR; translated from the exons ATGTGGAAAGGATGTCTGACACTTTATACTGGAAGGGGTGGTGAACTTCAAAAAATTGGGGA attttgtaTGGTTTATTCAGAAGTGCCAAATTTCAGTGAACCCAACCCAGATTATCGAGGACAGCAGAACAAAGGG gcACAGAGTGAACAGAAGAATAATTCCATGAATAGTAATATGGGTACAGGTACATTTGGACCAGTGG gAAATGGTGTTCACACTGGCCCTGAATCAAGGGAACACCAGTTTTCACATGCTGGCAGAAGCAATGGCCGGGGACTTATAAATCCACAACTACAAGGAACAGCTAGTAATCAAACAGTGATGACCACAATAAGTAATGGCAGGGACCCTCGGAGAGCCTTTAAAAGATGA
- the NABP1 gene encoding SOSS complex subunit B2 isoform 1 (isoform 1 is encoded by transcript variant 1) has translation MNRVNDPLIFIRDIKPGLKNLNVVFIVLEIGRVTKTKDGHEVRSCKVADKTGSITISVWDEIGGLIQPGDIIRLTRGYASMWKGCLTLYTGRGGELQKIGEFCMVYSEVPNFSEPNPDYRGQQNKGAQSEQKNNSMNSNMGTGTFGPVGNGVHTGPESREHQFSHAGRSNGRGLINPQLQGTASNQTVMTTISNGRDPRRAFKR, from the exons ATGAATAGGGTCAACGACCCACTTATTTTTATAAGAGATATTAAGCCCGGACTGAAAAACTTAAATGTCGTCTTTATTGTCCTGGAGATAG GACGCGTGACCAAAACCAAAGACGGCCATGAAGTGAGATCGTGCAAAGTAGCAGATAAAACGGGCAGCATCACTATTTCCGTGTGGGATGAGATCGGAGGTCTTATACAGCCAGGGGATATTATTCGGTTGACCAGAGG gTATGCATCCATGTGGAAAGGATGTCTGACACTTTATACTGGAAGGGGTGGTGAACTTCAAAAAATTGGGGA attttgtaTGGTTTATTCAGAAGTGCCAAATTTCAGTGAACCCAACCCAGATTATCGAGGACAGCAGAACAAAGGG gcACAGAGTGAACAGAAGAATAATTCCATGAATAGTAATATGGGTACAGGTACATTTGGACCAGTGG gAAATGGTGTTCACACTGGCCCTGAATCAAGGGAACACCAGTTTTCACATGCTGGCAGAAGCAATGGCCGGGGACTTATAAATCCACAACTACAAGGAACAGCTAGTAATCAAACAGTGATGACCACAATAAGTAATGGCAGGGACCCTCGGAGAGCCTTTAAAAGATGA